A DNA window from Hordeum vulgare subsp. vulgare chromosome 1H, MorexV3_pseudomolecules_assembly, whole genome shotgun sequence contains the following coding sequences:
- the LOC123444948 gene encoding UPF0098 protein CPn_0877/CP_0992/CPj0877/CpB0906-like, with product MAQESLRLVCPPVSAHDGRLPRQYTLEGQGAKKDISPPLEWYGVPGGARSLALVVQDIDADERVPWTHWVVANISPEEKGLPEGFSGAGGNANAGGEGGLQEGVNDWKQPGWRGPVPDSHGHRIQFRLYALDDVLSLGNKVTVDKVMEAIEGHVLGEAELTAVF from the exons ATGGCGCAGGAGAGCCTGAGGCTGGTGTGCCCGCCGGTGTCGGCGCACGACGGGCGGCTGCCGCGGCAGTACACGCTGGAGGGGCAGGGCGCCAAGAAGGACATCTCGCCGCCGCTGGAGTGGTACGGGGTGCCCGGCGGCGCGCGGTCGCTGGCGCTGGTGGTGCAGGACATCGACGCGGACGAGCGGGTGCCGTGGACGCACTGGGTGGTGGCCAACATCTCGCCCGAGGAGAAGGGGCTGCCCGAGGGGTTCTCCGGCGCCGGGGGCAACGCCAACGCCGGCGGCGAAGGCGGCCTCCAGGAGGGGGTCAACGACTGGAAGCAGCCCGGGTGGCGCGGCCCCGTCCCGGACTCCCACGGCCACCGCATCCAGTTCCGGCTCTACGCGCTCGACGACGTGCTCAGCCTCGGCAACAAG GTGACCGTGGATAAGGTCATGGAGGCCATCGAGGGGCACGTGCTCGGGGAGGCAGAGCTCACGGCCGTCTTCTAA